The genomic interval AGCCAAAAACTCCCAAATAGACTataatggattggtgctacatgtgcaaaaagagtgggGGAGACCATTGACCATCCACTACTTCACTACCAGGTAGCCACAACCCTATGGAATGATTTCTTCACTATGGTGAGAATAGGTCGGGTGATGCCAAGAAGAGTGGTTGATCTCCTAAAAAATTGGAGAGGTCTACAAGGCATTCAAAATTGCAGCAATAGGAAGATGGTTCCCATTTGGTTATGGTGGTGTCTTTGGAAGGAAATGAATGctagaagctttgaagatcatCAACAGTCTCCTTGTAATAACTGCTGAGTGCTGATCATGCCTAGGAgtcgctcttgtatatgtcccatgtacatgggctatgcctatatTTTTATCGATAAAATTCTtgtttaccaaaaaaaaaaaaaatctacaacacAAAATCAtcagtgaaaaaaaaacaagtacatattaattagataaaaacaATCGAACGGAAAATCATTTAGAACAAGATAACCCAATGCAGTCTCAAGACACAATTTGAGGACTAAATATATTCTATTGCACCAAAATCTAccaaaaaaatgcaagaaaaataaaacttccaatgaaaaggaaaaaaaaaacaactgcaTTGCCTCTAATACACCATCATATGATAAGTTgtagttttttaaatatattttctagttCCAGATGAAAAATTTGCATTACCTCCTCCATTTCAGGTTCGTAACAATACTCCATCACCTTCTTCGTTATTGGTTTCTTGCCTCTGGCCAAAATCGAAGATTTCGAAACGTCACCTTCCTCAACCTGCAAGGCATTAGACAATGTTATTTATACACTTTATATCAGTTATACCTTATAAATCAAGACACAGGAAGAGAAGATTTATGATAATCAATAAGGATTCAATGtagatcataaaaaaaatattgaaggcAACAACAAACCTTTTCAACCTCGGTCATAAAATAATCGTCCATAGAATGAATACGTGGAGCGTGACCACCATTTTCAACCTCAAGGTCACGCAACATCTTTGCTAAGTAGCTCTTCCCACTACCTGATTGTATAGTAGATGCAATAAGTTCCCATAAAATGGTCATacacttatatttttaatgaagtggtgATGGAAAAAGCTTTccaaaaaaaagacaagaagaattaaatcaattgaataatattaatactccTGGGATGTCTTACATCTCTAATACAAGTATTCTCTAgatttacctatcaaaaaaatatagtaattaGATTATAGACTTCTGGGCTGTTGCTAATTCATCACGATGAAGGAACTGAGAATTGAAGAGGTCACTTTAGTCAGCAAACTATGAATCTAGAATGGGTCAAGCAAGGGAGATAAGGTAGGAGTAAAGTGAGGGTTCAAGTTGCAGTTACTGAAGTGTAAGATATTGTCATGGAAtgacctatcaaaaaaaaaaatatattgtcatgGAATGTCAGAGGACTGAATGGTAGGAATGGAAGGATGAGGATAAGGAATTTATTAAGAGAATGAAAGGTAGATATTATTCGTTTGCAAGAAACTAAGTTGGCAATCTTATCTAGAGCAGATGTACCCAGCATGTTGAGATTATAATACACAAAGGGTAGcatttttgtatggacaacagACCTAGGGAAAACTTAACCTTGGACAACCTAAGAAAGAAGTGTGTTAAAGTGTTGAATTGATGTAGCATGTCAGAAAAGAGCAGGGAGTATTGGCCGTGAGGGAAAGGACTGAAAAGTAATCCTTACCGCTCAAAAGTGTGGTGAATGATTCCATTAAGCTTTGATGGTTGGGAAAGCACAGGGTTAGTTATGGAACTCGATATGTTCAAATGACTCTATTTTTGGACAGCACCCATTACAATCTTAGCTTTCCTACTTATGTATCTTTCATGGATATGTGCTTTACTTGTGTATCCCTTGACCATGGGTGCTATCTTTAGTATACTACCTGAGTACACGGCTTGTGCCCATTTGTGCTTAATACATATAAACCAATAAGTCTAAACTTTACAGAAGCATAGGCACATAATTCCATGATATCTATTAAAGAGACTACAGGATGACCAGAAGTGCAGAGTCACAATAAGCTACCTGGAAGCCCTCGAAGGATTAACACAATATGATCAGGGCGAGAAGCACGATGCGGCGGCTTAAATAAGTGGGAAGCATCAATAACTTTTGGCTTATCCGAAGATAATTGCTTTAGAGAAAAAGGTTTTCCATCCCCGACAGCCTGCTTGGACTACAATAGAGGATTGCTTGAGCTTCCTTAAGAGTGCAATAGATGAGTCAAAAGATACAAAATCATTTAACAAGACTAGCATACCTCGGAAAGAAAGCCAGCGGAAGCATGCATAAGTGGTTCATTATAAAAATAGGGAAGGGTCATGGAGTGGGCCTCAGGAATTGGTGGATATGATGAAGGCATCACAGCCGACGAACCAACAGGAATGGGAAACAAAGAAGAGGATGTTTTAGGCGGTGAGGAGTAGGCTTTCATCACTGAAGAAATGTGCAACACTGGGTCGACAGCCGGAGGTGGTGGTATCGAAGCAGGAATAGGAGGCTGCCTACTAAAAAACGGAGAAGCCTCCATTTTACCCACATTCTCACTGCCACCAGAAGCGGATAGAAAATATCCTCCATGCTCATTCGCATTTGGATCACCGCGTTGGGTGAATCCAGGTAGAGTCTGATGATGAAGTGAACCCTGCTTGCCATCTTGAGATGGAAAACCAACTTCGAGTGGTCGTCTCACATCACTTGGCAGACTAGGTGAATGGAAATCATGTCTCCTATCAACAGGATACTGCATTCCATAGGGTTGTTGCAGTTGATTGTTAGGATCACGATAGTCCATTGGAACGCTACTTCTTTCTTCAGGGTACAGCATCCTTGTCCCTTGCCAATTATTCATATGAGAATGCTGTGGTTCTTTTGCTGGCATGGAATCTCGACTTTGCCATTGTTGATGATTGTGGGGGTTACGATATTTATCATGCGGAACTTCAGAAACTGGATACGGCAGGTGTGGTTGATCCACATTTTTAATCCCATGTGTCTGAAAAGGATGCAGAGAACTGTCAACCTGACCATGTCTAGAATGAGGGAATTCTATATTCTGAAACCCATTGCCATTACTCTGCATATGTTGTTGCTCTCTTCCATCATCCGAACCAAACCTTGGATCTTTGTTGCTCATCTCCATATTCCTCACACTCAGTGGTCCGACTTCACCCTTAATGTCCCGAAAGCCATCAAATTTCCCGTACTCCCCACCACCAGGTCTACCATAATTCCCATCAAAGGGTGAACTTTCCTGAGCATATGCATTCGTTTCATGATTCACTCCCGGAATCGAGCCCGCACTGCCTTCAGGCAGCAGTGCACTCGACACAGCACCGTGATCACGAATAAGCTTCAATCTCCGCTCATCCTCCGACGAAAACATTCCAGGATTCTCGTGATTATGAATATCATCAACCCTAGGCCTCTTAGAGTTCCTATCTCCCTCGTTCGTAAACCAATTACCATAAGACTGCGATTGGAATTGCCCGTAAGGTTCTCCTCTATCCAAGCTAGCGTTTCTGTGCCACGGCCTCAGATCTCCGAACCCGTCAGTGAACGGCCGGGGTGGACCCGTGGGCCCACTGTATGGATCGAATGGGAACCTAGGGTTTTGATAGAAGGAAGGGTGCGGAGGGCAAAAGGGAAAGTGAGAAATTGAGCAGATGGGGCAGATGTTACCCGGGATGGGCATGGGACGCCAGTGTGGTTGATGATGATCCATTCCGGAGCTTGATCTGAACGATCCACGGGGTCCAAAAGAAGCTAAGTATTCTCGAAGAGATTCGAGACTGCAGTTCAGGGTTTCGAGGTTGCTAGGGTTTCGAATGAGCCATGAGGAATTCGaagaaaaaaactcaattcagtGACGGCACAATTTACAGCTGTTTCTGCCAGGTTCGTGTTACGGCGGGAAATTATATGGTACATCCGTCTCAGGCACCGTTTGGATTGAAGCATCATTTTattcatctcaacatttaagAGTATGAGTTTATTGGATAGGTTACTCGGTATTTGTCTGATTAAATTTGAAtcgaatttaacttttaaaaaaaaaaattcgttcgtaaaagtaaatatatatttaattaataaataacacatattcaataaaattctatttaacTCGGATCAATCTCATTAAGATCCGCTCGTTTATATTCGAGTTAACtcatattcaataaaattctatttaattCGGATCAATCTCATTAAGATCCGTTCATTTATATTCGAGTTAACTCATTAGCTTGatttaattaaaactcattcatatattgataaatatatatatacacatatatatatgagttttactattc from Juglans regia cultivar Chandler chromosome 2, Walnut 2.0, whole genome shotgun sequence carries:
- the LOC108999225 gene encoding uncharacterized protein LOC108999225 isoform X1; its protein translation is MDHHQPHWRPMPIPGNICPICSISHFPFCPPHPSFYQNPRFPFDPYSGPTGPPRPFTDGFGDLRPWHRNASLDRGEPYGQFQSQSYGNWFTNEGDRNSKRPRVDDIHNHENPGMFSSEDERRLKLIRDHGAVSSALLPEGSAGSIPGVNHETNAYAQESSPFDGNYGRPGGGEYGKFDGFRDIKGEVGPLSVRNMEMSNKDPRFGSDDGREQQHMQSNGNGFQNIEFPHSRHGQVDSSLHPFQTHGIKNVDQPHLPYPVSEVPHDKYRNPHNHQQWQSRDSMPAKEPQHSHMNNWQGTRMLYPEERSSVPMDYRDPNNQLQQPYGMQYPVDRRHDFHSPSLPSDVRRPLEVGFPSQDGKQGSLHHQTLPGFTQRGDPNANEHGGYFLSASGGSENVGKMEASPFFSRQPPIPASIPPPPAVDPVLHISSVMKAYSSPPKTSSSLFPIPVGSSAVMPSSYPPIPEAHSMTLPYFYNEPLMHASAGFLSESKQAVGDGKPFSLKQLSSDKPKVIDASHLFKPPHRASRPDHIVLILRGLPGSGKSYLAKMLRDLEVENGGHAPRIHSMDDYFMTEVEKVEEGDVSKSSILARGKKPITKKVMEYCYEPEMEESYRSSMLKAFKKTVEEGVFTFIIVDDRNLRVADFAQFWAIAKSSGYEVYILEATYKDPVGCAARNVHGFTKDDIKKMARQWEEAPSLYLQLDVKSLFHGDDLKDSGIQEVDMDMEDEDFDGNLSELKERKPENIIAPVGEDAPDDLGPSKDGNRWDSEGDHLSEVKELGQSKWSNDPDEDDSERTKGVKTNLSALSGLIQAYGKKVKSVRWADQVGSTGFSIHAAKKANLLSLVLGPGTGYNLESNPLPEEEIPAPTHNAGESKRQSTFQERLRAEQESFKVVFDRRRQRIFGLDVEEEY
- the LOC108999225 gene encoding uncharacterized protein LOC108999225 isoform X2, which translates into the protein MDHHQPHWRPMPIPGNICPICSISHFPFCPPHPSFYQNPRFPFDPYSGPTGPPRPFTDGFGDLRPWHRNASLDRGEPYGQFQSQSYGNWFTNEGDRNSKRPRVDDIHNHENPGMFSSEDERRLKLIRDHGAVSSALLPEGSAGSIPGVNHETNAYAQESSPFDGNYGRPGGGEYGKFDGFRDIKGEVGPLSVRNMEMSNKDPRFGSDDGREQQHMQSNGNGFQNIEFPHSRHGQVDSSLHPFQTHGIKNVDQPHLPYPVSEVPHDKYRNPHNHQQWQSRDSMPAKEPQHSHMNNWQGTRMLYPEERSSVPMDYRDPNNQLQQPYGMQYPVDRRHDFHSPSLPSDVRRPLEVGFPSQDGKQGSLHHQTLPGFTQRGDPNANEHGGYFLSASGGSENVGKMEASPFFSRQPPIPASIPPPPAVDPVLHISSVMKAYSSPPKTSSSLFPIPVGSSAVMPSSYPPIPEAHSMTLPYFYNEPLMHASAGFLSESKQAVGDGKPFSLKQLSSDKPKVIDASHLFKPPHRASRPDHIVLILRGLPGSGKSYLAKMLRDLEVENGGHAPRIHSMDDYFMTEVEKVEEGDVSKSSILARGKKPITKKVMEYCYEPEMEESYRSSMLKAFKKTVEEGVFTFIIVDDRNLRVADFAQFWAIAKSSGYEVYILEATYKDPVGCAARNVHGFTKDDIKKMARQWEEAPSLYLQLDVKSLFHGDDLKDSGIQEVDMDMEDEDFDGNLSELKERKPENIIAPVGEDAPDGPSKDGNRWDSEGDHLSEVKELGQSKWSNDPDEDDSERTKGVKTNLSALSGLIQAYGKKVKSVRWADQVGSTGFSIHAAKKANLLSLVLGPGTGYNLESNPLPEEEIPAPTHNAGESKRQSTFQERLRAEQESFKVVFDRRRQRIFGLDVEEEY